In Panacibacter ginsenosidivorans, the following proteins share a genomic window:
- the nth gene encoding endonuclease III → MTRKERYAFVLDYFQQHVPVAETELVYDSPYQLLVAVILSAQCTDKRVNMTTPAIFEKYPTVQDLAQTDFDTLFPFIKSISYPNNKTKHLINMANMVVKDFNGKIPMTVDELVKLPGVGRKTANVITSVVDAQPNMAVDTHVFRVSARIGLTVNATTPLATEKQLISFIPKELIHIAHHWLILHGRYTCVARNPKCEECGLRPACKYYHTVQKKASKEK, encoded by the coding sequence ATGACACGCAAAGAACGTTATGCTTTTGTGCTCGATTATTTTCAACAGCATGTTCCGGTTGCTGAAACAGAACTCGTTTATGATAGTCCTTATCAATTGTTGGTAGCGGTTATTCTCTCCGCACAATGCACAGATAAAAGAGTGAACATGACAACGCCTGCCATCTTTGAAAAATATCCCACGGTGCAGGATCTTGCGCAAACAGATTTTGACACCTTGTTTCCTTTCATCAAAAGCATTTCTTATCCTAATAACAAAACGAAGCACCTCATCAACATGGCAAATATGGTGGTGAAGGATTTTAACGGCAAAATTCCAATGACCGTTGATGAACTCGTTAAACTTCCCGGCGTTGGCCGTAAGACGGCAAATGTTATTACATCCGTTGTAGATGCACAACCAAATATGGCGGTTGATACGCATGTGTTTCGCGTGTCTGCACGAATTGGTTTAACAGTAAATGCAACAACACCTCTTGCAACAGAAAAACAATTGATCTCTTTTATACCAAAAGAACTTATACATATTGCACATCACTGGCTAATATTGCACGGCCGTTACACCTGCGTTGCACGTAATCCTAAATGCGAAGAATGTGGTTTAAGGCCTGCGTGTAAATATTATCACACAGTGCAGAAAAAAGCATCTAAAGAAAAGTAA
- a CDS encoding 3-keto-disaccharide hydrolase gives MNRKIILSAAFIFSLAIAKAQTEADTATMYPGLYYRGDTTKPQATEFYKPVPPIVTPGKSFGDAPSDAVILFDGTSLDKWESANDTTKAADWIIDGGELTVNKKGGGSIQTKQKFLDYQLHIEWKEPVDIEGKGQARGNSGVFLASTGPGDAGYEVQVLDCYNNTTYVNGQTAAVYKQGIPLANACKKPGEWQTYDIVWTAPRFDASGKLIDSARVTVFHNGVLVQNNFHLRGVTRYIGLPYYKAHGASSIKLQSHGDPSKPISYRNIWVRPL, from the coding sequence ATGAACAGAAAAATTATTTTATCCGCTGCTTTCATTTTTAGCTTAGCAATAGCAAAAGCACAAACAGAAGCCGACACTGCAACCATGTATCCGGGGTTATATTATCGTGGGGATACAACAAAACCCCAGGCAACCGAATTTTACAAACCGGTTCCGCCAATTGTTACGCCAGGTAAAAGTTTTGGCGATGCGCCATCAGACGCCGTTATATTATTTGATGGAACAAGTCTAGATAAATGGGAATCTGCAAACGATACAACAAAGGCTGCAGATTGGATAATTGACGGAGGTGAATTGACTGTAAATAAAAAAGGTGGTGGGAGTATTCAAACAAAACAAAAATTTCTAGATTATCAATTGCACATTGAATGGAAAGAGCCGGTGGATATTGAAGGTAAAGGACAAGCGCGTGGCAACAGTGGTGTGTTCTTAGCATCAACAGGTCCCGGCGATGCAGGTTATGAAGTTCAGGTGTTAGATTGTTATAATAACACAACGTATGTAAATGGCCAAACTGCGGCTGTATATAAACAGGGTATTCCTTTGGCCAATGCGTGTAAAAAACCGGGCGAATGGCAAACATATGATATTGTGTGGACAGCGCCGAGGTTTGATGCTTCAGGCAAACTAATCGATTCTGCCCGCGTAACTGTTTTTCATAATGGTGTTTTGGTACAGAATAATTTTCATCTAAGAGGTGTAACAAGATATATTGGTCTGCCTTATTATAAAGCACATGGGGCATCTTCTATTAAATTGCAATCGCACGGCGATCCAAGCAAACCTATCAGCTATAGAAATATCTGGGTAAGACCGCTTTAA
- a CDS encoding Gfo/Idh/MocA family protein: MKRRQFLQNSSMFAAGSLIIPASLQAAKRIAANDKINIGAIGINGMGWSDTKAMLKNPEAQLVAICDVDRNVLDKRMEELAKDNIKPATYGDYHKLLEDKNVDAVIIGTPDHWHCKIMADACAAGKDVYCEKPAGNSIAECAVMVATQEKYNRVVQVGQWQRSNKHYQDAMAFVHSGQLGNVRLVKAWAYQGWMESIPVKPDSAPPPGVDYDMWLGPAKKRPFNPNRFHFNFRWYWDYAGGLMTDWGVHMIDYALIGSKAPLPTSIVASGGKFAYPDDAEETPDTLTTVFQFNGFNLLWEHATGINDGPYQRDHGVAFIGNNGTLIVDRGGWEVLPEKLKGKDMMPAVARQQRVDDGLTLHTKNFIEVVKSRKIEDLKCPVKDAAHVATVCQMGNVAFRTGKKIYWDANAKKFTDEDANKFLAAEYHNGYSMPKV, translated from the coding sequence ATGAAGCGCAGACAATTTTTACAAAACTCATCTATGTTCGCTGCGGGCTCTTTAATTATTCCCGCATCTTTACAAGCTGCCAAACGCATTGCAGCAAACGATAAAATTAATATCGGCGCCATTGGTATTAATGGCATGGGCTGGAGTGATACAAAGGCCATGTTGAAAAATCCCGAAGCCCAATTAGTTGCCATTTGCGATGTTGACAGGAATGTGCTGGATAAAAGAATGGAAGAACTTGCAAAAGACAATATTAAACCAGCTACCTATGGCGACTATCACAAATTATTAGAAGATAAAAATGTTGATGCCGTTATCATTGGCACACCTGATCACTGGCATTGTAAAATAATGGCCGATGCATGTGCCGCGGGTAAAGATGTGTATTGCGAAAAACCTGCAGGCAATTCTATTGCAGAGTGTGCAGTAATGGTTGCTACACAAGAAAAATATAATCGTGTAGTGCAGGTGGGTCAGTGGCAACGCAGCAATAAACATTACCAGGATGCTATGGCATTTGTACACTCAGGACAGTTAGGCAATGTGCGTTTGGTAAAAGCATGGGCATACCAGGGATGGATGGAATCTATTCCTGTAAAACCAGACAGTGCACCGCCTCCGGGTGTTGATTATGATATGTGGCTTGGCCCTGCAAAGAAACGGCCGTTCAATCCTAATCGTTTTCATTTCAATTTTCGCTGGTATTGGGATTATGCAGGTGGCTTGATGACTGACTGGGGTGTACACATGATAGATTATGCACTCATTGGTTCCAAAGCACCTTTGCCCACAAGCATTGTAGCAAGCGGTGGCAAATTTGCATATCCTGATGATGCGGAAGAAACACCTGATACGCTCACTACTGTTTTTCAATTCAATGGTTTCAATCTTTTGTGGGAACATGCAACAGGTATCAACGACGGGCCATATCAGCGCGATCACGGTGTTGCATTCATCGGCAACAACGGAACATTGATCGTTGATCGTGGCGGTTGGGAAGTGCTACCTGAAAAATTAAAAGGCAAAGACATGATGCCCGCCGTGGCAAGACAACAAAGAGTAGATGATGGTCTTACTTTGCATACAAAGAATTTTATAGAAGTGGTAAAATCAAGAAAGATCGAAGACCTCAAATGCCCTGTTAAAGATGCAGCACATGTTGCTACTGTTTGCCAGATGGGTAATGTTGCCTTCAGAACCGGTAAGAAAATTTACTGGGATGCAAACGCAAAAAAATTCACTGATGAAGATGCCAATAAATTCTTAGCTGCTGAATATCATAATGGGTATAGTATGCCTAAAGTGTAG
- a CDS encoding MBL fold metallo-hydrolase: protein MKLYTIDTGNFKLDGGAMFGVVPKSIWNKLNPSDENNMCDWAMRCLLIEDEDKLILIDNGLGNKQDAKFFSYYYLHGDATLDSSLAKHGFHKDDITDVILTHLHFDHCGGSIDRVDGKLVPAFKNATFWSNERHWNWATRPNEREKASFLKENILPIQEHGQLKFVPDEEGYQLFENIKIRFVNGHTDAMMLPQINYNGRTIIYMADLLPATYHIPLPYVMAYDMFPLTTLNEKKSFLTEALANDYILYFEHDPVTECCTLQQTERGIREKEKSKLSDI from the coding sequence ATGAAACTCTACACTATTGACACCGGGAATTTCAAATTAGATGGAGGCGCCATGTTTGGCGTAGTTCCTAAAAGCATCTGGAACAAATTAAATCCATCAGATGAAAATAATATGTGTGACTGGGCCATGCGTTGTTTGTTGATTGAAGATGAAGATAAACTTATACTGATAGATAACGGCCTTGGCAATAAACAGGATGCAAAATTTTTTTCTTACTATTACCTGCATGGAGATGCAACGTTAGATAGTTCACTTGCCAAACATGGTTTTCATAAAGATGACATAACCGATGTAATACTTACGCACCTTCATTTTGATCATTGTGGTGGCAGTATTGATCGTGTGGATGGCAAATTAGTTCCGGCTTTTAAAAATGCTACATTCTGGAGCAATGAACGCCACTGGAACTGGGCCACCAGACCCAACGAAAGAGAGAAAGCATCTTTCTTAAAAGAAAATATTCTACCTATACAGGAGCATGGTCAATTAAAGTTTGTGCCGGATGAAGAAGGCTATCAACTCTTTGAAAATATAAAGATCCGTTTTGTGAATGGCCACACCGATGCCATGATGCTGCCTCAGATCAACTATAATGGCAGAACAATCATTTATATGGCCGACCTGCTTCCTGCGACTTATCACATCCCTTTACCTTATGTAATGGCTTACGATATGTTTCCACTCACCACATTGAATGAAAAAAAATCATTTCTTACAGAAGCACTTGCTAATGATTACATACTCTATTTTGAGCACGATCCCGTAACAGAATGTTGTACACTACAGCAAACAGAAAGAGGAATAAGAGAAAAAGAAAAGTCTAAGTTGAGCGACATCTGA
- a CDS encoding DEAD/DEAH box helicase, with protein MTFKDFKLDERLLEGIKAMGYENATPVQEQVIPPILAGKDIIASAQTGTGKTAAFLLPLIHKLITIPHDHHQINAMIIVPTRELAIQIAQAMEGLSYFTSVSSIPVYGGGDGALFTAEKKALSTGVDVVVCTPGRMIAHLNMGYVKLDGLRYLILDEADRMLDMGFKDDIMRIISYLPKKRQNLLFSATMPHKIREMARTILHQPEEINIAVSKPPEQIKQEAFVVYEPQKIPLIKHVLNMKDFGSVIIFCSRKQNVKQLTRDLKQAKFSVAEMHSDLEQDEREQVLLDFKNRKIKVLVATDILSRGIDVEDIDLVINYDVPNDGEDYVHRIGRTARAASTGTAFTFISEAEQNKFAAIEQLLGHAVTKAQVPEIFGSTPEYAPRTRRQGGGGKRNYKPHYQKRRSN; from the coding sequence TTGACATTCAAAGATTTTAAGCTCGACGAAAGATTGCTGGAAGGCATTAAGGCAATGGGTTACGAAAATGCTACACCTGTACAGGAACAGGTTATTCCTCCGATACTTGCCGGCAAGGATATTATTGCATCTGCTCAAACAGGTACCGGCAAAACAGCAGCGTTCCTTTTACCGCTCATTCATAAATTAATTACTATACCGCATGATCATCACCAAATAAATGCTATGATCATTGTGCCAACCCGTGAACTGGCAATACAGATTGCACAGGCGATGGAAGGGCTTTCTTATTTTACTTCGGTAAGTTCGATACCTGTATATGGCGGTGGTGATGGCGCTTTGTTTACAGCAGAAAAAAAAGCATTATCAACAGGGGTAGATGTAGTAGTATGCACACCGGGCAGAATGATCGCACACCTGAATATGGGTTATGTAAAATTGGATGGTCTGCGTTATCTTATTCTTGATGAAGCGGACCGTATGCTGGATATGGGTTTTAAAGATGACATCATGCGCATTATTTCTTACCTGCCAAAGAAAAGACAGAACCTGCTTTTCTCTGCTACCATGCCGCATAAGATAAGAGAAATGGCACGTACTATTTTGCACCAGCCCGAAGAAATAAATATTGCTGTATCCAAACCACCGGAACAAATAAAACAGGAAGCATTTGTAGTTTATGAACCACAAAAAATTCCACTGATTAAACATGTGTTGAACATGAAAGATTTTGGCAGCGTTATTATTTTCTGCAGCCGTAAACAAAATGTAAAACAACTTACAAGGGATCTTAAGCAGGCAAAATTTTCTGTTGCAGAAATGCATTCTGATCTCGAACAGGATGAACGTGAGCAGGTATTGCTTGATTTTAAGAACCGAAAAATAAAAGTGCTTGTTGCTACAGATATTCTTAGCCGTGGCATAGATGTGGAAGATATCGATCTTGTGATAAACTATGATGTACCGAATGATGGCGAAGATTATGTGCACCGTATTGGCCGTACTGCAAGAGCTGCCAGCACCGGCACTGCATTTACTTTTATAAGCGAAGCAGAACAAAATAAATTTGCAGCAATTGAGCAGTTACTTGGTCATGCTGTAACAAAAGCACAGGTCCCTGAAATATTTGGTTCCACACCAGAATACGCACCAAGAACAAGGCGCCAGGGCGGTGGCGGTAAAAGAAATTATAAACCACATTATCAAAAGCGTAGATCCAATTAA